One region of Nerophis lumbriciformis linkage group LG10, RoL_Nlum_v2.1, whole genome shotgun sequence genomic DNA includes:
- the prickle1a gene encoding prickle-like protein 1a produces MSLAGATVAAAAAGYQGGGARQRDLIMEQKVSKLTSGFQRSSTSDDDSGCALEEYAWVPPGLRPEQVQLYFSCLPEEKIPYVNSPGEKFRIKQLLYQLPPHDNEVRYCQSLGEEETKELLMFSIQRKKEALGRGTPKMLPRNRMHYVCEQCGESINGGEMAVLASRSSPGMCWHPACFACSTCSQLLVDLIYFYHNGKIHCGRHHAELLKPRCAACDEIIFADECTEAEGRHWHMKHFSCYECETILGGQRYIMKDGRPYCCGCFESLYAEYCEACGEHIGVDNAQMTYEGLHWHATESCFSCAHCKSSLMGCPFLPHQGHIYCSKPCSLGEDVHASDSSDSAFQSARSRECRRSVRMGKSSRSADQCRQSLLFSPAVNYKVPGFSGNPDDTVTNKLAHLNLSDEHFWRGRGEETEAPEDQGEEWAEHEDYMTQLLLKFGENGVFRQGNDSRPTDFWVAEREARLKQDSFKAGSSGGEGRASLASKKYQADMYWAQSQDGLGDSAYGSHPGPASSRKIQELELDHGAGAGMGDESRWYGGSLECITDEFKKTNQSVRDSMDSLALSNITGISVDGDCKDRPVVYSMQGFHDLETEDCEKTSNMGTLNSSMLHRSASSLKSLASEHEDEVEENVAEEEAAQPPDDRPKPHLPALRRTRSQSRQQQVKFSDDVVDRYGDPPVRQPPMSERTRRRAFHFEEQGQELHSGGRSHHHHRRRRSRKSRSDNALNLLPKERGYKADHRGHRRDEAFRGPAGTMSDYRLQGAAMGRFLDLCGEDDDWCSTCSSSSSDSEEEGFFLGQPIPQPRPLRHYYTEDLPSPVAAMSSPPYGQRTKSKKKGRKGKNCIIS; encoded by the exons GTCCAGTTGTACTTCTCCTGCCTGCCCGAGGAGAAGATTCCATACGTCAACAGTCCGGGCGAGAAGTTCCGCATCAAGCAGCTCCTCTATCAGCTTCCACCGCACGACAACGAG GTCCGTTATTGCCAGTCCCTTGGTGAGGAAGAGACCAAAGAGCTACTTATGTTCAGCATCCAGAGGAAAAAGGAGGCCCTGGGGAGGGGCACGCCCAAAATGTTGCCCCGCAATCGCATGCACTACGTTTGTGAGCAG TGCGGCGAGAGCATCAACGGCGGTGAAATGGCGGTGTTAGCGTCCAGGTCCAGCCCTGGAATGTGCTGGCACCCGGCGTGCTTTGCCTGCTCCACGTGTAGCCAACTGCTGGTGGATTTGATCTACTTCTACCACAACGGCAAGATCCACTGCGGAAGGCACCACGCCGAGCTCCTCAAACCTCGGTGCGCCGCCTGCGACGAG ATTATATTCGCTGACGAGTGCACGGAGGCTGAGGGGCGACATTGGCACATGAAGCACTTCTCCTGCTACGAGTGCGAGACCATCCTGGGGGGGCAGCGCTACATCATGAAGGACGGAAGGCCCTACTGTTGTGGCTGCTTCGAGTCTCTGTACGCAGAGTACTGTGAGGCTTGTGGAGAACACATCG GTGTTGACAACGCCCAGATGACCTACGAGGGCCTCCACTGGCACGCGACTGAGAGCTGCTTTAGCTGTGCCCATTGCAAAAGCTCCCTCATGGGCTGCCCCTTCCTGCCCCACCAGGGTCACATCTACTGCTCGAAACCCTGCAGTCTGGGAGAGGACGTGCATGCCTCGGATTCCTCCGACTCAGCCTTCCAGTCGGCGCGCTCCCGGGAGTGTCGTCGCAGCGTCCGCATGGGTAAGAGCAGCCGATCGGCCGATCAGTGCCGACAGTCGCTCCTCTTTTCGCCGGCGGTCAACTACAAGGTTCCTGGATTCAGTGGAAACCCTGACGACACCGTGACCAACAAGCTCGCCCATTTGAACTTATCGGACGAGCATTTCTGGAGAGGGCGTGGTGAGGAGACAGAGGCACCTGAAGATCAGGGGGAGGAGTGGGCGGAGCATGAAGACTACATGACTCAGCTACTATTGAAATTTGGGGAAAATGGAGTCTTCAGACAGGGCAATGACTCCAGACCCACAGATTTTTGGGTTGCGGAGAGAGAAGCGAGGTTGAAACAGGACTCCTTCAAAGCCGGTAGCAGCGGTGGAGAAGGAAGGGCAAGTCTGGCCAGCAAGAAGTACCAGGCCGACATGTACTGGGCCCAGTCACAGGACGGGCTCGGGGATTCCGCCTACGGTAGTCACCCGGGTCCGGCTAGCAGCAGAAAGATCCAAGAGTTGGAGCTAGACCACGGAGCTGGAGCAGGGATGGGAGATGAGTCGCGGTGGTACGGTGGCTCTTTGGAGTGCATCACAGACGAATTCAAGAAGACCAATCAGAGTGTCCGAGACTCCATGGACTCACTGGCTCTCTCCAACATTACTG GCATCTCCGTTGATGGCGACTGCAAAGACAGACCTGTGGTGTACTCCATGCAAGGCTTCCACGACCTGGAGACAGAGGACTGTGAGAAAACCAGCAACATGGGGACACTCAACTCCTCCATGTTACACAGGAGTGCAAGTTCCCTGAAGAGCCTTGCATCCGAGCACGAGGATGAAGTGGAGGAAAACGTCGCAGAAGAAGAAGCGGCGCAACCTCCAGACGACAGACCGAAGCCACACCTGCCTGCCCTGAGGAGGACACGCTCGCAATCCAGGCAGCAGCAGGTGAAATTCTCAGACGACGTGGTAGACCGTTACGGAGATCCCCCGGTGCGGCAGCCTCCTATGAGTGAACGGACTCGTCGGAGGGCGTTCCACTTTGAGGAGCAGGGTCAGGAGCTTCACTCCGGGGGCCGCAGCCATCACCATCACAGGCGGCGTCGTAGCCGCAAGTCTCGCTCCGACAACGCTCTCAACCTTCTGCCTAAAGAACGGGGCTACAAAGCGGACCATAGAGGGCATCGGCGAGACGAGGCCTTCCGTGGTCCCGCTGGCACCATGTCAGACTACAGGCTTCAGGGCGCCGCCATGGGGAGGTTCCTGGATCTGTGCGGCGAGGATGACGACTGGTGCTCTACTTGCTCGTCCTCTTCTTCTGATTCTGAGGAGGAGGGCTTCTTCCTGGGTCAGCCTATACCTCAGCCCAGGCCACTTAGACACTACTATACTGAAGACTTGCCTAGCCCTGTGGCAGCCATGTCCTCCCCTCCTTATGGCCAACGGACTAAATCCAAAAAGAAAGGGCGTAAGGGGAAAAACTGTATTATTTCATAG